In Aphelocoma coerulescens isolate FSJ_1873_10779 unplaced genomic scaffold, UR_Acoe_1.0 HiC_scaffold_365, whole genome shotgun sequence, one genomic interval encodes:
- the LOC138101626 gene encoding uncharacterized protein, whose amino-acid sequence MFTTSGLPGVSSEEPGTCKFPLKRELVIPLVRMDLKRHPELMVPLVPVDHPRTSVALPQKRSCTSSEQHTPAYSPSATPGSSAPSAPAGSAGWAAWTASSWAWNSPGDEELPPLDLDLVLKTLEEMLSPSLPERSPFAQDNRSVAPESSGGEAGNRAAAEGALPGAMSCRKRSLEPEEPDIHLIYLSRRAALRGRKGPRESL is encoded by the exons ATGTTTACCACCTCTGGACTTCCTGGGGTCTCATCTGAGGAACCAGGCACATGCAAATTTCCACTCAAGCGTGAGCTCGTCATTCCACTGGTTCGCATGGACCTTAAACGCCACCCTGAGCTCATGGTTCCACTGGTGCCTGTAGACCATCCGAGAACTTCCGTGGCCCTTCCGCAGAAGCGCAGCTGCACATCTTCAGAGCAGCACACCCCAGCCTACAGCCCATCAG CCACGCCAGGCAGTTCAGCccccagtgctccagctggcagtgctggttgGGCAGCGTGGACGGCCTCCAGCTGGGCTTGGAATAGTCCTGGGGACGAGGAATTGCCACCCCTGGATCTAGACCTTGTTCTTAAGACACTGGAGGAGAtgctgtcaccatccctgcctGAAAGGTCTCCCTTTGCTCAG gACAATCGTAGTGTTGCCCCTGAGTCTtcaggaggggaggccgggaacagggctgcagcagagggagctttGCCTGGCGCCATGAGCTGCAGAAAGAGGTCCCTGGAGCCCGAGGAGCCTG ATATCCATCTGATCTACCTCTCCAGGAGGGCTGCCTTGCGTGGGAGGAAGGGACCGAGGGAGAGCCTGTGA